The Arachis hypogaea cultivar Tifrunner chromosome 19, arahy.Tifrunner.gnm2.J5K5, whole genome shotgun sequence genome has a window encoding:
- the LOC112779301 gene encoding pre-mRNA cleavage factor Im 25 kDa subunit 2-like isoform X2 → MSACPGKVLYKDRKVRLRNRITIAAIDLCTVESEIEGLKLGPSLQNLEPAWQIGECVARWWRPNFKTYMYSYCPPHITKSKECRVLYMVHLSDRGYFEVPGDLALLAVPMFQLCDNVQKYGSINSSIPQQLSRFEFRMINN, encoded by the exons ATGAG TGCCTGCCCTGGAAAGGTTTTATACAAAGATCGCAAAGTAAGGCTAAGAAACAGGATTACTATCGCCGCCATTGATCTCTGTACAGTTGAGAGTG AAATTGAGGGATTGAAGCTCGGTCCTAGTTTGCAAAATCTTGAGCCTGCCTGGCAG ATAGGTGAATGTGTGGCAAGATGGTGGAGACCGAACTTCAAAACCTATATGTATTCATACTGTCCTCCTCACATAACAAAATCAAAG GAGTGCAGAGTGCTTTACATGGTCCATTTATCTGATAGGGGATACTTTGAGGTGCCGGGAGATCTAGCACTTCTTGCTGTTCCAATGTTTCAACTGTGTGACAATGTTCAG AAATATGGTTCCATTAATTCCAGCATTCCTCAGCAGCTTTCCAGATTCGAGTTTAGAATGATCAACAACTAA
- the LOC112779301 gene encoding uncharacterized protein isoform X1 — protein sequence MSDHDQPQDDQPAGPTYVCAHCENVKFSQKLDLEVHCRESHFRFKFTCQRCGNRFETGPSRVQHINEVKIFFQFFVSFQILSKTWFFSACPGKVLYKDRKVRLRNRITIAAIDLCTVESEIEGLKLGPSLQNLEPAWQIGECVARWWRPNFKTYMYSYCPPHITKSKECRVLYMVHLSDRGYFEVPGDLALLAVPMFQLCDNVQKYGSINSSIPQQLSRFEFRMINN from the exons ATGTCGGATCATGATCAACCGCAAGATGATCAACCTGCAGGGCCAACCTATGTGTGCGCGCATTGTGAAAACGTGAAGTTCAGTCAGAAGTTGGATTTGGAAGTCCACTGCCGAGAATCGCATTTCAGGTTCAAATTCACATGCCAAAGATGTGGCAACAGATTCGAAACAGGGCCCTCGCGGGTTCAGCACATCAATGAGGtaaagattttttttcaattctttgtttCCTTTCAGATACTAAGCAAAACTTGGTTTTTTAGTGCCTGCCCTGGAAAGGTTTTATACAAAGATCGCAAAGTAAGGCTAAGAAACAGGATTACTATCGCCGCCATTGATCTCTGTACAGTTGAGAGTG AAATTGAGGGATTGAAGCTCGGTCCTAGTTTGCAAAATCTTGAGCCTGCCTGGCAG ATAGGTGAATGTGTGGCAAGATGGTGGAGACCGAACTTCAAAACCTATATGTATTCATACTGTCCTCCTCACATAACAAAATCAAAG GAGTGCAGAGTGCTTTACATGGTCCATTTATCTGATAGGGGATACTTTGAGGTGCCGGGAGATCTAGCACTTCTTGCTGTTCCAATGTTTCAACTGTGTGACAATGTTCAG AAATATGGTTCCATTAATTCCAGCATTCCTCAGCAGCTTTCCAGATTCGAGTTTAGAATGATCAACAACTAA